A window from Nothobranchius furzeri strain GRZ-AD chromosome 17, NfurGRZ-RIMD1, whole genome shotgun sequence encodes these proteins:
- the star gene encoding steroidogenic acute regulatory protein, mitochondrial gives MLPATFKLCAGISYRHTRNMTGLRKNAMVAIHHELNKLAGPGTSNWISQVRQRSSLLGSRIEEEEAYSEEEMSYVKQGESALQKAISILSEQDGWTVETVAANGDKVLSKVLPEIGKVFKLEVVLEQHPDNLYEELVENMEQMGEWNPNVKEVKILQKIGQDTMITHEVSAETPGNVVGPRDFVSVRCAKRRGSTCFLAGMSTKHPNMPEQKGVVRGENGPTCIVMKPSAEDPNKTKFTWLLNIDLKGWIPKTIINKVLSQTQVDFANHLRHRMANNVSMEMAHAC, from the exons ATGCTGCCTGCAACATTTAAACTGTGTGCTGGCATCTCCTATCGGCACACGAGGAACATGACAG GTTTGAGGAAAAACGCCATGGTGGCCATTCACCATGAGCTGAACAAACTTGCAGGTCCAGGCACGAGTAACTGGATCAGCCAAGTGCGGCAGCGAAGCTCCCTTCTTG GTTCTCGAATTGAAGAGGAGGAGGCGTACAGCGAGGAAGAGATGTCTTATGTGAAGCAAGGGGAGAGTGCACTGCAGAAGGCCATCAGCATCCTCAGCGAACAGGATGGCTGGACTGTCGAAACCGTAGCT GCCAATGGAGATAAGGTTCTGAGTAAAGTTCTGCCTGAAATCGGAAAGGTGTTTAAACTGGAAGTGGTGCTGGAGCAACATCCTGACAACCTCTACGAAGAGCTTGTGGAAAACATGGAGCAAATGGGAGAGTGGAACCCTAACGTCAAAGAGGTCAAA ATTCTTCAaaagattggtcaggacaccatgATTACCCACGAGGTATCTGCAGAGACGCCTGGCAATGTGGTGGGGCCACGGGACTTTGTGAGTGTCCGCTGTGCCAAACGCCGAGGCTCCACATGCTTCCTGGCTGGGATGTCCACCAAACACCCAAACATGCCTGAGCAGAAGGGCGTAGTCAG AGGGGAGAATGGACCTACCTGTATAGTGATGAAGCCTTCGGCTGAGGATCCAAACAAGACCAAGTTCACATGGTTGCTGAATATAGATCTAAAG GGCTGGATCCCAAAGACCATCATAAATAAAGTGCTCTCTCAGACGCAGGTGGACTTTGCCAACCACCTCAGACACAGGATGGCTAATAATGTTTCTATGGAGATGGCTCATGCCTGCTGA